A section of the Carya illinoinensis cultivar Pawnee chromosome 12, C.illinoinensisPawnee_v1, whole genome shotgun sequence genome encodes:
- the LOC122289109 gene encoding uncharacterized protein LOC122289109 produces MASGWVKSLHCKSRAFEDVHHPNPKQLMLGTSCRKSVQSIKDVIDSTKHKPKKKPKSSSPKRQPGSKYKAEPVSTPPNHSRLSDSAARPVRAPDPYLPALMELHEGHPSRNVVEIIFHTSWSPKAFTGRIEMIFKVQNGSRTVTWFEEYRETVKSRAGSGGPTVGATWEENARCVADGNEVMRFHCLGPTSGGGVYDSRGGEWVFPGRKGRAICTFSSSGGAHERAGSGRGMRAMLVCRVIAGRVSKQQRVNDLVMDGRVGFDSVSGENGELLVLDSRAVLPCFLIIYKL; encoded by the coding sequence ATGGCGAGCGGGTGGGTCAAGTCGTTGCACTGCAAGTCCAGAGCTTTCGAGGACGTTCACCACCCCAACCCGAAGCAACTCATGCTGGGCACCAGTTGCAGAAAGAGCGTTCAGAGCATTAAGGACGTTATTGATTCCACCAAGCACAAGCCCAAGAAGAAGCCGAAATCCTCGTCGCCTAAGCGGCAACCCGGTTCCAAATATAAGGCCGAGCCGGTTTCTACCCCGCCCAACCATTCTAGGCTCAGTGACTCTGCTGCTCGGCCTGTCCGTGCTCCGGACCCGTACCTTCCGGCACTGATGGAGCTGCATGAGGGCCATCCTTCCCGTAATGTCGTCGAGATTATCTTCCACACTAGTTGGAGCCCCAAAGCCTTTACGGGTCGGATCGAGATGATTTTCAAGGTCCAGAACGGTTCGAGAACCGTGACCTGGTTCGAAGAATATCGCGAGACGGTGAAGTCCCGGGCCGGTTCGGGCGGCCCGACCGTTGGCGCTACGTGGGAGGAGAACGCGAGGTGCGTTGCGGACGGGAACGAGGTGATGCGGTTCCATTGCCTGGGGCCCACCTCGGGCGGTGGAGTTTATGACTCAAGGGGCGGCGAGTGGGTTTTTCCAGGGCGGAAGGGCAGAGCGATTTGCACGTTTTCGAGTAGCGGTGGGGCCCACGAGAGGGCGGGTAGTGGGAGGGGGATGAGAGCAATGCTGGTGTGCCGGGTAATTGCGGGTCGGGTGTCGAAGCAACAACGGGTGAACGACTTGGTAATGGATGGGCGAGTAGGATTCGACTCGGTGAGCGGCGAGAATGGGGAGTTGCTAGTGTTGGATTCTCGTGCGGTGCTGCCTTGCTTTCTTATCATCTATAAATTGTAA